AAAGCACACAGattattcttatatttatgCACAGAATGTGTCATAAATATATCTAGTGCACCTTCATGTGTGTCATGTTGTAAAGTCTAATGTTACCAGAAACAGGAAAAAGAACAGATTTAACACATTTATTTCAAGTTAAACATTGTCCAGAAAATATATTCTGCCCAAATAGGCCACATGATTATAAAGGACAAAGGGATTACTGCTACAAGGTAGAAACcacaaaaataaattctttttttcttttccctttcctttttttttttgggggggggggggaagatAATTAAccacaaaaataaattcatttatatttcttagtgaggtgatcatgggttgggctacccggTCCAGCCAGACGGCCGGCctgaaaaatgggagggttcgggtaaaaatataggcccaaaatctgggtttggacaaaaaaagaggcccgtttgcctcgggtaaaacttttttggcccggtcccggcccgaattatatattaaatatatattttatttttaatcaaatatactttttaatcaaatatatattaaatatatacttttttggtgttgtaaaatttaatatgggccaGGCTGGGCTGGACtcgggcttagcaattttctttcgggccgggcttggacaaatttttaggccatatttcgggcctagaaaacaggcctaaaattttgtctgggcccggcccatgatcaccttcCTCATAGATGAAATTGACAATAAAATATACTGAtcaacacattaaaaataagttCATTTCGGAAAATGATACCCAAAGATGGATCAAACATTGAAACATGCGTGTATCAACTTACTCGAggattagaaatatttattttcttgtgcTTTAGGCCAACTTTGAGGTCCAACTCCTCTGCTACATTAGATAAACCCTTCAATAAACATTATGTATTAGATTACTAagcatgaaaagaaaatatcatttaatgccttaaaaacctattttgctGGATGTTACCAGCTTACCTCAAAAATTTGCTTGATGTAGGCATTCTCTGGAGGCTTGGACACATGAATCCACAATTCATTATCCCAAGAACCAATACTATTTAAGCAAATAGCATAGTCGATACTCTCACGTAAACGTTGATCAAAACTCCGAAGCCACTGCACCATATATGGTACTTATATGATCATGATAACCAAAATTGATAGCAGAAGTAGCTAGCCAACAAGATATACAAGCCTTTTGAGAGAGATAACAAAAGTCCGTTCACTAAGGAAGACTAATCACCTTCTGAGTCCCATTGTAGTTATATGGTCCGCCAGATGTCAGGCCAAAAAGTAAATTGTACCTTCCTCTTGTCTTAGGATTTGAGTAGAGAAGAGAGAATAACCTTGCTATTTCAAGAAGAGCCACAATGCCACTTCCATTGCTGTTACTTCCCACCGATAATGCCtacatgtataaaaaaattcacacatTCATTTCGATAATCGAAGATGATTTTCtttactaaattttataatatacgtACAGGAGCAGCCCCAAATGTATCATAAGATGCCACAATAGCAATGGTTGGAAGTTGATTTGCATCTCCATCAGTTTTTAATCCAGACAACCACCCCTGTTGTAACAGAGCAGAACTATCAGAATGAAAACTTGTAGCAATCACCACTAATAGCATATTCAAGATTCCTCGAAAACACATGCAGTGAGTAAAATCTAgcacaataaattttaaacataccaATATCTGATATCAAAACAACTTCCTATACAAAAACATAACATGAAGATGGGGCATGAAATGCATGAAAAGGAAACCATGAAACTTTCAAGACCCACTGATTCCCTCTCCCCCCCCcaccccccccaaaaaaaatgaaaagaaaaaggggggaAGAAGTCAATAAAGTTCCATCTTTTACATCACTACTACTATCTCGGCGAGTATGTTAAGGCCACAAGGCAGACTCTAGGGGTTAGAACCGTTACATTGGCAGAGATGCAAGGCACAAAAAAAGTGCTCACCAGAGAGATGTAAGGTGCAATATGTATGTGTTTTTGTACTTGccaatgcatatatataaaaggataGGCTTAAGATATGTAATCGTgacatcaaaatctaaaaagagGTCCACTTCATCTTATAAAACATACCAAACTATCTTATTTTTTGTTGGTCAATATGGTTTCTTTTTGGTCCCACATTTGTTGTTTAACACTCAAACATCAAGAAGTTGAGAGTTTGGTATTATCCCTTTCATACTAGTAAAGGTATAGTTAataaaaaatctgaaaataaataatagtagaGAGAATTACAATCATGCAGACTTCTACCAACTATTGACTTAAAAAAACACAATTACACAATAGGCGCGTGCTTGATCAAATATGTCTTTGTCTGAAAGGATCTGAGGCATTTGTGTTGTCTGGTGCTAAGACAAAGGCCCCAGGTGCACCTAGGCACATGCCTTAACAACACTGAACTTGACCTCAGCCTCAACAGTTCGAATGCAATAAAAGGGGTTTCTTTTCAAATGCTAAAAACAAACTATGTGAGTGTAACCAGTTGCAACTCGTTTCCTACACTTGGAAGAGTAAAACTTGACACACACCTGAATATTAGTCATTGTGGGAGATGCAACTTTCTTAGGTTCTGTTGTTGGGATAACAAACTTGTATCTGCATTATTACACAATAAGAGTTGAAAATGATGTGAATAATTACAAAACAGGATTATTTTCTTACCAATCTCAACAAAGAAATGAGCCAGAGAATACGAAAGGGCAAACAAGCATTAGAGGTAGAGTCATGTTTATTCATAAATACACAAACATGGAAAAAGAAACAACAGAAAGACTAAACCAGGAAAAATGCAGAAAGATTAATGTAGGACCCCCATTTTGTCAACAAGTGCATTGCTTGTTTTCACCTTCACCTCAGAAAATGATCattctaacttaattaaaatcagGGAGTAATATGTTCTCTCCCTCAATAGAAGCAAATTAGACCCATTTCCTAATACCAAATGGGCATCCTTACAGAACAATTTGATAGTGTCATGTCCCCGTAGACTTTTGCTGGAACAGTTTCAAAAGAAAGCTTTTTACAAGCGAAATccaaaaaaacatttatttcattttgcaAAACCCTTTCCACCTTCCCAGAGAAATAACTGGCAGATCAGAAGCATGTGCTTTTCCAGTTAAGGTAAAAGTGTCATGAAAACCACTCATGAGAAAACAAACTGAACACATCACGGGACAAGCTTTTAAGAACAAGAGAACCCAATTTTTGAAATGATAACAGAAAGCTATCAACTGACCCGCCAGTAGTTGCAGTAGCAGGCTGACCCATCAAATCATTCTTCTTGATATCAGCCAACACAGTATCAATTTCATCGTTCTCAAAAGCAAAATAGACAGGATACTGCAGTAGAAAAATCCCACGATAAAGTTAAGAATTTGAAGCATAAAGTAGACAAAAGAGAATCAAGAGGAGAGTAGTAgaaaaattttctctcttttctggCAGTCTTTCCCCTGTAAATGACAAGTAGCAAATACTAagtttggaataaaaaaaaccttattaGCTGGATTTCAATTCTAAAACACATACGAGAACTTAGAAATAGAGTAGTAAAAGTGTCTGCCCTAGCTAAGCACAAGTGGAACACAGATTGATGGCATGCTTCAGGAAACCGATGAGGATGAGGCCTAAGTATATACCATAGTATAAATACTTTCCGAAGAAAAAGTCTTACTGAAGATGCAAGAATAGCAATAAAAAAGTAGGCTCAAATCCTAAATATTTATTGGTGTCTAAGTTATCAATAAGCATGTGTCAGAAGAAATTTCATGGTTTATGCTATTTGCCAATCATTCAATTACTTGATAACAGACTACAGGCATTCTTTCAAGATGGAAGCATGGATCATGAATGTGGAACCTAAATCTTTTAGACTCAGCAGGTTTTTTGGATCAAAAGCTGAATAATTCAAACAATGTATAAATTGAATTCGATAAAGACGAAAATGTCAGTGTAAATAACAACGATGCAGTAACATATATGATTTACACAAAAAAGAAATGCATTAAGTCGAAAGATGATGACAACATGAAGGGAAAGTCATTAATACAATTCCTATCAGTAAACAAGGGCCCAAAAATATCGCAACACAATTAGAACATGCCAATTGTGAAGttaatgaattataaaataaaggaaaagacaTTAAACACGATTCAGTCTCAAGCAACAAAAAGCAATACTTGTGAACTGTCAGATTAACAGAGTTCGGATCTTGCTGAAAATTAGGTTGGCAACAAGGAGACTTCAAACTCAATACAAAGTAACTACTGCAAAATTGATCTGAAACTTATATCAAAATAGAGATATTAATATGTCTCTATATACTCACAGGTATATTTGAATGTACAAGCAATCGCTCGAGCTCTGCcaataaatttttcattttctctttttcatgaACTTGCTTATTCCCTCCAGTTTTAAAGCTAAGTACTTCAGGAAGCAAAACTAACAATCCTCCCAACGGATTtttttgattgatatattctgccaataaaaaaaataaaggaaattaaaataaagaactaaaaatagagagaagttaaattgatgaaatgaaaGTGAACCTCGAACGAAAGTGATATTCAGTTCACGTAGAGGGATGATGAGAACGGTTCTGGAAAGATCGACACCGGGAGGGAAATGTAAGGAGGCGGCGTGATGGTTGAGCGCGGCGAATCGAGATCCGAAAGGTGAACCGGACATGTCGTATTGGATTAGACGGTAGACGTCGACAGCAGCGGCGGCGTCGCAGAGTTCGACGCAGGCTACTAAAATGAAGAGCAGAGCGATGACGGAGTACATCGATTCCAGCATCTCGCGGAGACCGCCCGGTTTCTTTGAATTTGCCATCGGAGGGAAGATGGGCGACGATTGAATCTAGGGTTTGGATAGAGTAAAAATGAGAATTTGGGGtttatctttctttttggtGTTTGTTTAATGGAGTGGAGCTGATTCCATCATGTCGCTGAATTGTCAGCTTAGCAGTGAGATTATACATAATAAATGCatggaaaatgattttttaaaattcttattatttataataccacatcattattataaataataaatcatttaacttcaacttttatttatggaaaattttgtagaaaatattaagttagattttattttgttaaaatttaaaataaattattatttttataaaaagaaaataaaataatcaaattgtcatatatatatatatatatatatatatcttttatccaaaattatttataacaatataaaatattatattaatatgactaaaatttaaaattaaataatattttaaaattaatatttattttattaaacaatataattatattctatatttatatatactaatttatcaaataatttttaatataaattttgtatttataattaaacagtaaaaatttaatacttaatttttaacacttaaatttttaatttacgaAACACATCCTTTGaacttaaaaaagtttaaattgaataccttttcacttttcatataaatcacaaattatttaccttttatttggattctaaattatgatttttataagttattattattgttataataaaacgtaattttaattaaaaattacgtTAACAAAATGCTAAACAAATTTTAGCTGAAGATTAGTGTTAACGAGGATTCCATTAGTTAGTAcgaaagagaaatgagaaacactGAGATAAAGAAATTACCAATTATTAGTTTTGGtctgtttaaatttaaaataaaaataaaaataaaattttaattttaatataatataatataatatgatttGGTCCATTATTATAGTGTCATTgtttagtttaaataattaaatttattaattattttaattaaagtgctccttttatttttactaaaagcATCCTTTCTAGTAAAAAATTATGTCGACGTCATCGTCAattgaaatatttgtttttaattagaaaagttaattggattaattatattataactGTAAGAGGGTTGAATTAGAAAAACTAAATCACAAATTTGATAATGGTAAAAGGACCAAAACCCAGATTTAACCTAAAATCTTAAAAAGGGACCGTTGAAGACTAGCGGTAGGTTGGTGGCATCAAGGATTTGGCTTTTTGCTTCAGCCTCGGAAATGGATTCCAtgctttttgtttttcatttgcctgcaaaatctgaaataaatacataatgtCTATCTGCCACAAATACCAAATTTAGGTTCAAATGGAAACTCttcaaacaaattttgttgAAGAGTATTTTGTGCAATTTGACTTTTCAACCTTTTGTATCGTATACGAATATTTTTTGGATAAATATCGGCAGGTTAATGACACcactttaaaatttgtttattttttttctaataaatatttgtattatttatgatttagcaatggtttttatttaatctCTGGGTAAATATTTTGATGAGTCTcattaatcattatattttgctcaaattctcaagttatttgtGTATTTGtttaatgatatatatttttatttcttttatctttgaTGTAGGGAAAGATGCCACAAGGAGAGGCCGGAATTTGGAGGAGCAAGAACTACCAACCCTCTCATCTTAGGGAACTTTTACTCCAACTGGGCTTAGCTCAACagttaatcaaattaaactaatattaattaaattaattaattttttaataatttaacttttaaccaaatcaattttttttgttaaaacaagtataaaacatatcaatttttttattgataatgTTTATTTGATCGaattaaaactacatataatttgtattattaattattaagttcggTTAATTACCGATTTTATATCAATTAACCGATAatgaacttttaaaaatcattaatcgaCCTTCAACCGAATTAGATCGATTAATTGACtgattaaccaaattaaatcaGTTCGATcagttaattttaataaaatatctatttgaaCGAGCAAAagaatagaataattaaataaataggaAACATTATAATTTGTACATGCAcatctttattaatttcaattgtaGTGAGTTTTATGTGATATATGTATAATTCATCTTTACTATAAAATCTTTCGAGGCCTTTGTTGGTAATGTAAACATTTTCTCCCTGTAATTAGGGTTTGGTTGAGAGATGATTGTAAAGTAagtgattaaaatttataaaaagaatatattatattaaatccACCATTTCATTACTCAAAATGGAGAAGGGTTTAAGAAAAACCTTACTTTTATTTCTTGACGAAAAAGCCAGGTTTCTTTGCTGCCGCTAGCGCTCCTCAAGCTTTCAagcttcttcctttttcttctatacGATCAAaccaaaaaatacaaatagatGGATAAAATGAAGATAGAAGAGGTTCAATCAACGGCCAAAAAGCAAAGAATCGCTACTCATACTCACATCAAAGGCCTTGGTCTCGATGTATTCTCTTCATTCCTTCCTcccctttttaaatttttttttctgagcTTAAATGTTTTGCATTTTAGTGTATTTCTGCAATATTGTTGTAATTGTCAgcattttgaagttttttttttgagccATGGAAATTTACCTTTTcttggttttagggttttaagcttaGATAGTCAACTGTTAATTCAATTACTGGAAATTTGTTGTTAATGGTATACTTTTTCAGTTTTAGAGTGGACAAAAATATAGTTTAACTGAAATTGAATGTCCAGAAAtggagataataataaatattgaaccAACTAATTCTCAATTACGGACTACGGAAAGAATTGGATGGCTTTTGAGGCGTAGATTTTTGTTAATTGTATGAGTTTTCAATGCATATATGAGTTGAATAAGTGGTTTTTTTTCATGCATTTTCACTATGAAGTTTCATTGATAGAACATAGTAATTTGCTTATATATTCTGAACCATATCTTTTGCTTTCATTCACTTGTTGTTTTTACTGGAAAAATTGAAACCTATGCTTACCAATTTGACCAATTTCTAATCTTTATGagcatttcttttcctttgtttaccAGCCCACCGGGAATGCCGTTCCTTTGGCTGCAGGTTTTGTGGGGCAAGCAGAGGCAAGGGAAGCAGCTGGTCTTGTGGTGGATATGATAAGGCAAAAAAAGATGGCTGGCCGTGCACTTTTGCTGGCTGGGCCTCCCGGTACTGGGAAAACAGCTTTGGCCTTAGGAATTTCCCAAGAGCTTGGGAGCAAGGTTCTCATTGtcttttccctttatttttgaATGCATTTGAAATTTGCATTATTGTGTGCCAGTTCTTTTGGAGGGATTGGcaatttttttctatatgtATTCCTCTTACATTATTTTCAGGTTCCATTCTGTCCAATGGTTGGATCTGAAGTATACTCTTCAGAAGTAAAGAAAACTGAAGTTTTGATGGAAAATTTCCGACGGGCTATTGGTCTACGCATCAAGGAAAATAAAGAGGTCTATGAAGGAGAGGTAAGTTACACCTAATGGCAGTTCTTTGTCcctgattttatttgattgttttctCTTTGGACTGCTGGGATAGACCCTGAATCCTGGCTGTTCTTGTTTCAGGTTACTGAACTCTCTCCTGAAGAAACAGAGAGCGTAACAGGTGGTTATGGTAAAAGCATTAGCCACGTAATTATTGGATTGAAAACCGTCAAAGGAACAAAGCAACTGAAGTTGGACCCTACAATTTATGATGCCTTGATTAAAGAAAAGGTAAGCCTTTAAGTTTCTCTGCATTATTATGTGGAAAAGATtgttcaagtttttattttctggCTTTTTCTAAACTGTATGAGGCACTATAGcgtattaaaatatttgtctCTTTCCTTGGGGACCTTTTCGACGTTTATGTTTCTTATCTGCCTAAGAGTTTTGGCTTCGATTTGAAATCTTGTGAGGTTTTTAATTTGACTGGCAGGTAGCTGTTGGAGatgttatatatattgaagCAAATAGTGGAGCCGTTAAAAGGGTGGGCAGAAGTGATGCTTTTGCCACAGAATTTGACCTTGAAGCTGAAGAATATGTGCCGCTTCCCAAAGGAGAAGTTCACAAAAAGAAGGAGATAGTGCAGGTTTGACGCTACTGATATTATGCTTTTCATGTTTGGCCTTGAAGACTTGTTTctgcttatatttttatactgaTGGGCTTGGACGTTTTCCTACTTTGTCAACAAGTCTTGTTTGTATATATTAATGACCATTATCATCGTCCCTTTGATTTCATATGAGAAGTGAGGAttcttttatgaattttcttACCAACATTTTGCCAATTACAAACTGTTATTTGTTTGCTTAAGAGTTGCAACCCACTTGATGAAGAAACAAGGGAAAGCAAGTCTATGAATTTGATGCCTTCTGCATTTGCCTGATATGTTACAAATATGCTTTGGTGGGCTTGGTGTCATTTCCCTTTCTCTGGTTCTAAATTTATTGGTTTTCTACCCATGctgaaattcattaaaaaacaaaaagaaactttCTATTTTCTTCACCATCAGGATGTAACATTACATGATTTGGATGCTGCTAACGCACGACCTCAAGGGGGCCAAGACATTTTGTCTTTAATGGGTCAGATGATGAAGCCCAGGAAGACAGAAATCACTGACAAATTACGACAAGAAATAAATAAGGTATTATTTTCCAAACACATTTGGCATCCACCtatatgatgatttttttgTGGACAATCTGTGGGAGTAGTCTTTTACCGATGCTATAATTTCTGTGGGCAATAGCCATTAGTAGGAGCCCTGCAAAACTTCACTTAACTCTATATGTatcttatttttcttgttaagtttttagaattttgcTTGTATTTTTTATGTGGTTTAGAAAATGGTAGgatcataatattttaaaagcaaagaaaaaacaatatGCCTTTATTGAAAAGATTGAGATTTACCTCATTCTGCACCCCAATCATAATATTGAACACCTCCAGAGTGAAACAGATGAATTGATGCAAATTAATGTGATTGAATTTCATTACCTGCCATGGTTTCCCATAataggtttatgttttcttcATCCCTTCTTGTTTGAGTAAATCCTCAAATCCTAATGGTTTAAATCTTACTTTTTAACTCTCTTCAGCTAGTTGGTGGCTTATTTTATGCTCCCTAGAAGCTATAGCTATCCTGCATGGACGTGACATTAAGAGTCATATGGATTGGTTATTCAAGTTGGTTCAAGCTTATGATTTGGATTTTGAACTTGGCCTCTAGGCTAAATTCTTTGCTAGAAAAATGGCATGCCTTTTGATTGAAATGACAATGTTATTTGTGCCAGGTTGTTAACCGGTATATTGATGAAGGTGTGGCAGAGCTTGTCCCAGGAGTTCTATTCATTGATGAGGTTGAGTTCTTTCCTGCTTATGATACATGTCCTTAGATGCAAGGatacaatatatattttctgTTTATGTGCATGCACATATTTAGATCAAAGATATTTATCATGACCTGTGCACATGTTAAGCACATTTGCACATCAGGCTTGCTTATGCTTTCCAAGTCATGATTTGCAGGTTCATATGCTGGACATGGAGTGTTTTTCATACTTGAATCGTGCTTTAGAGAGCTCACTATCTCCAATAGTAATTTTTGCTACAAATAGAGGAATATGTAACGTAAGGTAATGAAAATTGTTTCTGAGCCgtatgaatttttggtttatcgtCTGTTCTTTTAATTACATCTATATAACTTTAACTCAAATACAAGATGAGCTATTATTCTAATCATAATGAAACAATGTCATTGGTTTAGTCTTGTTTTCCATAAATCATAGCATGCAGAAATAGCTTGATGCAACAATAATATCATCCCTAAAGGGATTTGGTTATTGGGGACAATTTTTTCTTGTATATATTCAGAATTTAGGCTCTCATAATTGAGGAGCAGTGGTAGGTTGAAACATAAATGTGATACAAAATTGAGATGTTCATACAGAATTTAGGCTCTCATAATTGAGGAACAGTGATAGGGTTAGCATAAATGTCCCAGGCTTGAAATTTAAGAATCAAAATGAGTCATCTTCTGCAAGATTGTTTTTTTCTGGGAATACCTGAAGATAAATTTCATGTCAGCTGTTATATTTTTGGGTTGGCATAGTTTTTACATGTTCATTTTCCTTGCATAATGTTGAATATTTTCTACAACATGATTTCTTTTTTGACATGAAGATGGAACTTAtgtcaatttttatattttataatatattctaCATTGCTTATGCATTGCCTGATTGGTTTGATTCTAGTTTGTGAAAAATGAATATGCATTTTTGCAGGGGTACTGATATGAATAGTCCTCATGGCATACCTGTTGACTTATTGGACAGATTGGTGATCATCCGCACACAGATTTATGGTCCTTCTGAAATGATACAGGTTACGGCCTGGTTATATGTAATTTTTGACATCGGCATTTTGTTACTTGTGGCAAGCATCAAATGAAAACCCAGccaaaattttcacttatttgGTGTATGCAGATTTTAGCCATCCGTGCACAGGTGGAAGAACTGGTTGTGGATGAAGAAAGTCTGGCGTTCCTTGGAGAGATTGGACAAAGCACATCTTTAAGGTCAGgtttaaaatatagatttaCTCCACTATCAGTTGCACTTTTCCAACTTGAAGCATACTTACATGTTACAGTTTCTTCAGGCATGCAGTTCAACTGTTATCACCTGCTAGCATTGTGGCAAAAATGAATGGTCGAGACAACATATGCAAGGTAATTAAATATTCAGAAGAAGCTGTTTTTCATGATTGTTTACTTATCATCTATGCAAGGAGTAAATGTAA
The window above is part of the Gossypium raimondii isolate GPD5lz chromosome 9, ASM2569854v1, whole genome shotgun sequence genome. Proteins encoded here:
- the LOC105799236 gene encoding uncharacterized protein LOC105799236, yielding MANSKKPGGLREMLESMYSVIALLFILVACVELCDAAAAVDVYRLIQYDMSGSPFGSRFAALNHHAASLHFPPGVDLSRTVLIIPLRELNITFVREYINQKNPLGGLLVLLPEVLSFKTGGNKQVHEKEKMKNLLAELERLLVHSNIPYPVYFAFENDEIDTVLADIKKNDLMGQPATATTGGYKFVIPTTEPKKVASPTMTNIQGWLSGLKTDGDANQLPTIAIVASYDTFGAAPALSVGSNSNGSGIVALLEIARLFSLLYSNPKTRGRYNLLFGLTSGGPYNYNGTQKWLRSFDQRLRESIDYAICLNSIGSWDNELWIHVSKPPENAYIKQIFEGLSNVAEELDLKVGLKHKKINISNPRVAWEHEQFSRLRVTAATLSELSVTPELLESTGGLFDTRQYVNETAIVRGVKLVAESLARHIYGHQGKNIQIFADESSLAVNPAYIRSWLDVLSQTPRVAPFLSKDDPFVMALKKELAGHVDEVNVQHETLEGIFTFYDSTSARLNIYQVASVTFDLLLLLVLGSYLIVLFSFLVITTRGLDDLISLFRRPPSRKLKTA
- the LOC105799238 gene encoding ruvB-like protein 1, which produces MDKMKIEEVQSTAKKQRIATHTHIKGLGLDPTGNAVPLAAGFVGQAEAREAAGLVVDMIRQKKMAGRALLLAGPPGTGKTALALGISQELGSKVPFCPMVGSEVYSSEVKKTEVLMENFRRAIGLRIKENKEVYEGEVTELSPEETESVTGGYGKSISHVIIGLKTVKGTKQLKLDPTIYDALIKEKVAVGDVIYIEANSGAVKRVGRSDAFATEFDLEAEEYVPLPKGEVHKKKEIVQDVTLHDLDAANARPQGGQDILSLMGQMMKPRKTEITDKLRQEINKVVNRYIDEGVAELVPGVLFIDEVHMLDMECFSYLNRALESSLSPIVIFATNRGICNVRGTDMNSPHGIPVDLLDRLVIIRTQIYGPSEMIQILAIRAQVEELVVDEESLAFLGEIGQSTSLRHAVQLLSPASIVAKMNGRDNICKADLEEVSKLYIDAKSSAKILQEQQEKFIS